One segment of Pseudobythopirellula maris DNA contains the following:
- a CDS encoding tetratricopeptide repeat protein, whose product MVRYKSAALAAAMTFSACYADAAPATMVSRPRVGSATSRPVATEAAPETKRANLPWLSKWFGKSEPTVAVPQPQLQPRAMSQQPTPQQAATQQAMAQRPAPQPAPPYGQPVYGAPAPNQLGYASPMPGSPVGPRGGMNPAVFPASAFQAAMATQSPSSQRPAAQPTPASETDRVVESSRNAEAQGNTDLARGLLKQALAETPLDVALLRELGRVEDRAGNLESAEGFYQQAATEAPQHAGVLNDLGLCQARQGKLDESLETFQRAIRLNPEKGLYRNNVATVLTELGRNDEALAHLKTFHAAPAAHFNLGQMLASRGREIEAAEQYFAALELDPSMAPAHVAMEKLSPEALAAAAPTTAPAQVEPQPQLADTALPKTPPQQAAQPWPAPHQQAHTQQPFTQPAPPRFTSGQKPLAVTPEMTLPIEGPAQSGAPTEPNYQTAIHSANYGPRLLPAVRDR is encoded by the coding sequence ATGGTCCGTTACAAGAGCGCGGCGCTAGCCGCTGCAATGACGTTCTCGGCTTGCTACGCCGACGCGGCGCCGGCGACCATGGTGAGCAGGCCGCGGGTCGGCTCGGCCACAAGCCGCCCGGTAGCCACCGAGGCTGCGCCCGAGACCAAACGCGCCAACCTGCCGTGGCTCAGCAAGTGGTTCGGCAAATCCGAGCCCACGGTCGCCGTCCCTCAGCCTCAGCTGCAGCCGCGGGCGATGTCGCAGCAACCCACGCCCCAGCAAGCGGCGACGCAGCAGGCGATGGCTCAACGGCCGGCGCCGCAGCCGGCCCCGCCCTACGGCCAGCCGGTTTACGGAGCGCCCGCGCCGAACCAACTCGGCTACGCCTCGCCCATGCCCGGCTCGCCCGTGGGGCCGCGCGGCGGGATGAACCCGGCGGTCTTCCCGGCCTCGGCTTTCCAGGCGGCGATGGCGACTCAGAGCCCGTCGTCGCAGCGCCCCGCTGCGCAGCCGACCCCCGCCAGTGAAACCGACCGCGTGGTCGAGTCATCTCGCAACGCCGAGGCTCAAGGCAACACCGATCTCGCCCGCGGTTTGCTCAAGCAGGCTCTCGCCGAGACGCCCTTGGACGTGGCGTTGCTGCGTGAGCTGGGCCGCGTGGAAGATCGCGCCGGCAACCTCGAATCGGCGGAGGGATTCTACCAACAGGCCGCCACAGAGGCGCCGCAACACGCCGGCGTGCTCAATGATCTGGGGCTGTGCCAAGCGCGTCAGGGCAAGCTCGACGAATCGCTCGAGACCTTCCAACGCGCGATCCGCTTGAATCCCGAGAAGGGGCTCTACCGCAACAATGTCGCCACCGTGCTGACGGAGCTCGGCCGCAACGACGAGGCGCTCGCGCATCTGAAGACGTTCCATGCGGCGCCGGCGGCTCACTTCAACCTCGGCCAGATGCTCGCCAGCCGCGGCCGTGAGATCGAAGCGGCTGAGCAGTACTTCGCGGCCCTGGAGCTCGACCCGTCGATGGCGCCCGCCCACGTGGCGATGGAGAAGCTCAGCCCCGAGGCGCTCGCCGCCGCTGCGCCCACGACGGCGCCAGCGCAAGTCGAGCCTCAGCCCCAGCTGGCTGATACCGCACTCCCAAAGACCCCGCCGCAGCAAGCCGCCCAGCCGTGGCCAGCGCCGCATCAGCAAGCGCATACCCAGCAGCCCTTCACACAACCCGCCCCGCCGCGGTTTACGTCCGGCCAAAAGCCGCTGGCCGTGACGCCAGAGATGACGCTGCCGATCGAGGGCCCCGCCCAATCGGGCGCCCCGACCGAGCCGAACTACCAGACGGCAATCCACTCAGCGAATTACGGCCCACGCTTGCTGCCGGCCGTGCGCGACCGCTGA
- a CDS encoding hybrid sensor histidine kinase/response regulator, whose translation MRKVLIIDDSPEDREMVAHALRQDPLVRYTIDCAKTGAAGLAMLQSEGADFDLLILDFRLPDMNAEQIVAQLIGPKLAPPLPIVVLTGSVHGHLLQSEPLAHGVQDYFTKSEITPPVLARVAQNAIERHRLVRRLVESEKIAEEARLEAERANRAKSNFLTLISHELRTPLTAILGFTTLLRKDPLASDAVEMLEMISGSGEHLKDLLNDLIDMAKVESGSLDVDVTPCNARDLLETTCQLMAIKAGDKGLPLTFEPPLGVPAELCTDPFRLRQIVLNLLGNAIKFTTLGEIRCRAAWESEDGRLKVWVSDSGPGIPDKIRDTIFTPFVQGAHVSGEQREGIGLGLAISHRLAAMMGGSLTIESTGPEGTTFLLEIDAPQPEESRSDCEAPIEEEAEVMPQLAGKQILVAEDTKAIRFLVKRLLAPTGASIDFVENGEEAHKQALSHGGYDAIIMDMLMPVMDGFTATRTLREVGVTIPIFALTAAAHSDELARCTAAGCTEVLTKPIDPDDLYRALSQVR comes from the coding sequence ATGCGTAAAGTTCTCATCATCGATGACAGCCCCGAAGACCGCGAGATGGTCGCCCACGCACTGAGGCAAGACCCGCTCGTGCGCTACACGATCGATTGTGCGAAAACCGGCGCCGCGGGTCTCGCGATGCTTCAGTCCGAGGGCGCCGACTTCGACTTGCTGATCCTCGACTTCCGCTTGCCCGACATGAACGCGGAGCAGATCGTCGCCCAGCTGATCGGGCCCAAGCTCGCGCCGCCGCTGCCGATCGTCGTGCTGACCGGCAGCGTCCACGGCCACCTGCTGCAGTCCGAGCCGCTCGCCCACGGCGTGCAGGACTATTTCACCAAGTCCGAGATCACCCCGCCCGTTCTCGCTCGTGTCGCCCAGAACGCCATCGAACGCCACCGTCTCGTGCGTCGTTTAGTCGAGAGCGAGAAGATCGCCGAAGAGGCCCGCCTCGAGGCGGAGCGAGCCAACCGCGCCAAGTCGAACTTCCTCACCCTGATCAGCCACGAGCTCCGCACGCCGCTCACCGCCATCCTTGGGTTCACCACACTGCTGCGCAAGGACCCGCTGGCGAGCGACGCCGTCGAGATGCTCGAGATGATCTCGGGCAGCGGCGAGCACCTCAAAGACCTGCTCAACGACCTGATCGACATGGCCAAGGTCGAATCGGGCTCGCTCGATGTCGACGTCACGCCCTGCAACGCCCGCGATCTGCTCGAGACCACGTGCCAACTCATGGCGATCAAGGCGGGCGACAAAGGCCTGCCGCTCACGTTCGAGCCCCCCCTTGGCGTCCCTGCCGAGCTGTGCACCGACCCCTTCCGGCTGCGGCAGATCGTGCTGAATCTGCTCGGCAACGCCATCAAGTTCACCACCCTGGGCGAGATCCGCTGCCGGGCTGCTTGGGAGTCCGAGGATGGACGGCTCAAGGTCTGGGTGTCCGACAGCGGCCCCGGTATTCCCGACAAGATCCGCGACACGATCTTCACGCCGTTCGTCCAGGGCGCCCACGTGAGCGGCGAGCAGCGTGAGGGCATTGGGCTTGGATTGGCGATCAGCCACCGGCTGGCCGCGATGATGGGCGGCTCGCTCACGATCGAATCGACCGGCCCCGAGGGGACCACGTTCCTGCTCGAAATCGACGCCCCCCAGCCGGAAGAAAGCCGCTCCGATTGCGAGGCGCCCATCGAAGAAGAAGCCGAGGTGATGCCTCAGCTCGCGGGCAAGCAGATCCTCGTTGCCGAGGACACCAAAGCGATCCGCTTCTTGGTCAAGCGATTGCTCGCCCCCACCGGCGCATCGATCGACTTTGTCGAGAACGGCGAGGAGGCCCACAAGCAAGCCCTCAGCCACGGCGGCTACGACGCCATTATCATGGACATGCTGATGCCGGTGATGGATGGCTTTACCGCCACACGCACCCTGCGAGAAGTGGGGGTCACGATCCCGATCTTCGCCCTCACCGCCGCGGCTCACTCCGACGAGCTCGCAAGGTGCACCGCCGCCGGCTGCACCGAGGTGCTGACCAAGCCGATCGACCCGGACGATCTATACCGGGCGCTCTCGCAGGTCCGCTAA
- a CDS encoding ATP-binding protein — protein MNGHATKQSVDLTNCDLEPIHVPGGIQPHGLLLAFDASRLVLCNWSQNAADWLGAEPVAGASFEQMFPDIERSRIDSLLANREGIIHPFILEPSSGGGNKPGRFQAMLHHYRGLLIVELEHAAGLPEGPALLMSLPLRLNLANHHMQACPDLATLYSAIAEEVRSISGFDRVMVYRFLEEGHGAVVGESVDDRFESFLGLHYPATDIPKQARRLYELNPVRAIADILAPPSPILPEARPGSGDALDLSYSCFRAVSPIHIEYLRNMGVRASMSVSILCEGRLWGLIACHHYEPSRLSFEDRAACEILGQMAAVYLTSRDLSEANRQRSDRAEVLAQVTNDLATSEEFFTEAMASAEALCRCVEADGVAFCWRDGPTTWGATPSPDTVEALAETLLASGASVWDTDRLGEHAACDQDDLGSLCGGLALPLESPELTGLLFFRKEYAQEVVWAGDPNKPAEPTPQGVRLSPRLSFAAWKEDVRGRSRSWSAVDLEMAESIRVTLADLVGRRAKQLARLNQQLAQLNSDLDSFAFAASHDLREPLRGLNHTVRFLLEELEHHKTPSIESRCEALTRLTNRMDELVAGLLRLSRAGSGDLKREQVDLAEAATEAAELALGSDYSETLALSAPSGVLLTADYMCFRELLANLISNAVKYNRQSEKRVEISAAPSGSLRTESGRFATVVRVSDNGVGIPQDHHDTAFQLFWRLHTEEHYGDGTGAGLAIVKKIVQRHGGMIWIESEPDRGTTFCFCLEPTIS, from the coding sequence ATGAACGGTCACGCGACGAAGCAATCGGTCGACCTGACCAATTGCGACCTCGAGCCGATCCACGTCCCCGGGGGCATCCAGCCCCACGGGCTGCTGCTGGCGTTTGACGCGTCGCGGCTCGTTCTCTGCAACTGGTCACAAAACGCCGCCGACTGGCTCGGCGCCGAGCCGGTTGCCGGCGCCTCGTTTGAGCAGATGTTCCCCGACATCGAGCGGTCTCGGATCGATTCGCTGCTGGCCAACCGGGAGGGGATCATCCATCCCTTCATCCTCGAGCCGTCGTCCGGTGGTGGCAATAAACCGGGCCGGTTCCAGGCGATGCTCCACCACTACCGTGGCTTGTTGATCGTCGAGCTGGAGCACGCGGCCGGACTGCCGGAGGGGCCGGCGTTGCTGATGAGCCTGCCGCTCAGGCTGAACCTCGCCAATCACCACATGCAGGCGTGCCCCGATCTTGCCACGCTCTACTCGGCCATCGCCGAGGAGGTGCGTTCGATCAGCGGTTTCGACCGGGTGATGGTTTACCGGTTCCTCGAGGAGGGGCACGGCGCGGTGGTGGGCGAGTCGGTCGACGACCGCTTCGAGTCGTTCCTCGGATTGCACTACCCGGCCACCGACATCCCCAAGCAGGCGCGCCGGCTGTACGAGCTCAACCCGGTCCGCGCGATCGCCGACATCCTGGCCCCCCCCTCGCCGATCTTGCCGGAGGCGCGTCCCGGCTCGGGCGATGCACTCGACCTGAGCTACAGCTGCTTCCGCGCTGTTTCGCCGATCCACATCGAATACCTCAGGAACATGGGGGTCCGGGCCTCGATGTCGGTGAGCATTCTTTGCGAGGGGCGGCTCTGGGGCCTGATCGCTTGCCACCACTACGAGCCGAGCCGCCTGTCGTTCGAAGACCGCGCCGCCTGTGAGATCTTGGGGCAGATGGCCGCTGTCTACCTCACGTCGCGGGACCTGAGCGAAGCCAACCGTCAGCGCAGCGATCGAGCCGAAGTGCTTGCGCAGGTCACCAACGATCTCGCCACGAGCGAGGAGTTCTTCACCGAGGCGATGGCCTCGGCCGAGGCGCTGTGCCGCTGCGTCGAGGCGGACGGGGTCGCCTTCTGCTGGCGCGACGGCCCGACGACGTGGGGCGCCACGCCAAGCCCCGACACGGTCGAAGCGTTAGCCGAGACGTTGCTCGCCTCGGGCGCCTCGGTTTGGGACACCGACCGGCTGGGCGAGCACGCCGCTTGCGACCAGGACGACCTCGGCTCGTTGTGCGGCGGCTTGGCCTTGCCCTTGGAGTCGCCCGAGCTGACCGGCCTGCTGTTCTTCCGCAAGGAGTACGCCCAGGAAGTGGTCTGGGCGGGAGATCCGAACAAGCCGGCCGAGCCCACTCCGCAGGGCGTGCGGCTGTCGCCACGGCTGTCGTTTGCCGCGTGGAAAGAGGACGTGCGGGGCAGGTCGCGGTCTTGGTCGGCGGTCGACCTCGAGATGGCCGAGTCGATCCGCGTAACGCTGGCCGACTTGGTGGGGCGTCGGGCCAAGCAGCTCGCGCGGCTCAACCAGCAGTTGGCCCAGCTGAATTCGGACCTCGATTCCTTCGCATTCGCGGCCTCACACGATTTGCGCGAGCCGCTGCGTGGGCTCAACCACACGGTGCGTTTCTTGCTCGAGGAGCTCGAGCACCACAAGACGCCAAGCATCGAGTCGCGTTGCGAGGCGCTCACGCGGCTGACCAATCGGATGGACGAGCTCGTCGCGGGCCTGTTGCGTCTCTCGCGAGCCGGCTCTGGCGATCTCAAGCGGGAGCAGGTCGATCTCGCCGAGGCCGCGACCGAGGCCGCCGAGCTAGCGCTGGGGTCTGATTACTCCGAAACGCTCGCGTTGTCGGCGCCGAGCGGCGTGCTGTTGACGGCCGACTACATGTGCTTCCGCGAGCTGCTGGCCAACCTGATCAGCAACGCCGTGAAGTACAACCGCCAGAGCGAAAAACGGGTCGAGATCAGCGCCGCGCCCTCCGGGAGCTTGCGGACCGAGTCGGGCCGCTTCGCCACCGTTGTCAGGGTCAGCGACAACGGCGTCGGCATCCCGCAGGACCATCACGACACGGCCTTTCAGCTCTTCTGGCGTCTGCACACCGAGGAGCATTACGGCGACGGGACCGGCGCCGGCCTCGCCATCGTCAAGAAGATCGTCCAACGCCACGGCGGCATGATTTGGATCGAGTCCGAACCCGACCGCGGCACGACGTTTTGTTTTTGCTTAGAGCCGACGATCTCCTAG
- a CDS encoding biliverdin-producing heme oxygenase yields the protein MRRSTETLHKDVEGRVDWRAAFSSAECYRDLLRRIYRVQAPADRAIEHHLSEPPDWLASRRRAGRLELDLSCVLAKGDTTKPDDAAGSGAVPRQETHADFSWVENAEHAAGVLYVLEGSTMGSRYLARSLEKSLGVCPGAGGDYFSAYGSETESRWSATKAWLDEEFAAETQRAPVEHAARRTFEIYGQHVGGAE from the coding sequence TTGCGGCGGTCGACCGAGACGCTGCACAAAGATGTCGAAGGACGCGTTGATTGGCGGGCTGCCTTCTCTTCCGCCGAGTGCTACCGCGACCTGCTGCGGCGCATTTACCGTGTCCAAGCGCCGGCGGACCGCGCGATCGAACACCACCTCAGCGAGCCGCCCGATTGGCTTGCCTCGCGCCGCCGCGCCGGCCGATTGGAGCTCGATCTCAGCTGCGTCCTCGCCAAGGGCGACACGACGAAGCCGGATGACGCCGCCGGCAGCGGCGCCGTACCGAGGCAGGAAACCCACGCCGACTTTTCGTGGGTCGAGAACGCCGAGCACGCGGCGGGTGTGCTCTACGTACTCGAGGGTTCGACCATGGGGTCGCGTTACTTGGCCAGGAGCTTGGAGAAATCGCTGGGCGTCTGCCCGGGCGCCGGGGGCGACTATTTCAGCGCCTACGGCTCAGAGACCGAGTCGCGCTGGAGCGCAACGAAGGCTTGGCTCGACGAAGAGTTCGCCGCCGAGACGCAGCGCGCGCCGGTGGAGCATGCCGCCCGACGCACGTTCGAGATCTACGGCCAGCATGTGGGGGGGGCCGAATGA
- a CDS encoding sigma-70 family RNA polymerase sigma factor, producing MATAPTKKRRTPGSAVQTPLETYLREINETALLTAQDEKDLAVRIGEGDMAARDRMVRANLRLVVNIARGYSGKGLSLQDLIEEGNLGLLRAVEGFDPAMGTRFSTYASYWIKQSIKRALINTGKTIRIPAYMVELLSKWRRASARLTEELDRSPTPEEIARVLGLPKKKLPIIKKAIKIYNATPQTDQSEAGWTLGDMITDENQVSPDDQLLESDSLRHVLEMLKTMDEREATILKLRFGLGGVEPRTLKEIGEQLGLTRERVRQIETEALAKMAASLDDPRDAAMLLQGR from the coding sequence ATGGCCACCGCACCCACGAAAAAGCGCCGCACCCCCGGCTCCGCCGTCCAAACGCCGCTCGAGACCTACCTGCGCGAGATCAACGAGACCGCGCTCTTGACCGCCCAGGACGAGAAGGACCTGGCCGTGCGGATCGGCGAGGGGGACATGGCGGCCCGCGATCGCATGGTGCGGGCCAACCTGCGCTTGGTGGTGAACATCGCTCGCGGCTACTCGGGCAAGGGCCTCAGCCTCCAGGACCTGATCGAGGAGGGCAACCTCGGGCTGTTGCGGGCGGTCGAGGGCTTCGACCCCGCGATGGGCACCCGCTTCAGCACCTACGCCAGCTACTGGATCAAGCAGTCGATCAAGCGGGCGCTCATCAACACCGGCAAGACGATCCGTATCCCGGCGTACATGGTCGAGCTCTTGTCGAAGTGGCGCCGCGCGTCGGCCCGGCTGACCGAGGAACTCGACCGCTCGCCCACGCCCGAAGAGATCGCCCGCGTGCTGGGGCTGCCGAAGAAGAAGCTGCCGATCATCAAGAAGGCGATCAAGATCTACAACGCCACGCCGCAGACCGACCAATCCGAGGCGGGGTGGACGTTGGGCGACATGATCACCGACGAGAACCAGGTTTCGCCCGACGACCAGCTGCTCGAGTCCGACAGCCTGCGGCACGTTCTCGAGATGCTCAAGACGATGGACGAGCGCGAGGCGACGATCCTCAAGCTCCGCTTCGGCCTAGGCGGAGTCGAGCCTCGGACGCTCAAAGAGATCGGCGAGCAGTTGGGCCTCACGCGTGAACGCGTCCGTCAGATCGAGACCGAAGCGCTGGCCAAGATGGCCGCCAGCCTCGACGACCCCCGCGACGCCGCGATGCTGCTGCAGGGACGCTAA
- a CDS encoding FG-GAP repeat protein gives MLGAPGSENAYVHDASTGVLNRVLLGSEDTFGAAVAIDGERAVVGAFHADSLGTNAGAAYLYDLGGVAAPQPLEGQDTGAFDRFGWSTAVDGNLVLVGAYAHNDTHGAAYLFDATTGEQSMEIVPGVPADDGYFGRSVAIEGGLALVGAYRDIDAEGVNTGSAYLFDTTTGEQVFRFEPEDGAFSDYFGESVALSEGLAIVGSWGNSEGNLSSGAAYVYDVATGQLVNKLTPIDGRRDQGFGGSVAIDGRYALIGAVGDDANGQLAGAAYLFDAVSGQQLLRITPDDSSAYQNFGFSVALDDGLAVIGAPGHSSSNGAAYVFDVAIPEPTSWLLLSAACLFLAGHRLRVV, from the coding sequence TTGCTAGGGGCCCCCGGTTCCGAGAACGCCTACGTACACGACGCCTCGACGGGCGTGCTGAACCGCGTCCTCCTAGGCAGCGAAGACACTTTCGGTGCGGCCGTGGCCATTGATGGCGAGCGGGCGGTCGTGGGAGCGTTCCACGCCGACAGCTTGGGCACCAACGCCGGCGCGGCTTACCTCTATGACCTGGGCGGCGTTGCCGCCCCGCAGCCGCTGGAGGGGCAAGACACCGGCGCGTTCGATCGGTTCGGTTGGTCCACGGCGGTTGACGGCAACTTGGTGCTGGTGGGGGCCTACGCCCACAACGACACCCACGGTGCGGCTTACCTGTTCGACGCAACGACGGGAGAGCAGTCGATGGAGATCGTCCCAGGCGTCCCTGCCGACGACGGGTACTTCGGCCGTTCGGTCGCGATCGAAGGAGGGCTCGCCCTGGTGGGGGCCTATCGCGACATTGACGCCGAGGGCGTAAACACCGGCTCCGCCTACCTGTTCGACACCACGACGGGCGAGCAGGTGTTCCGCTTCGAGCCAGAAGACGGGGCGTTTAGCGACTACTTCGGCGAGTCGGTCGCCCTGTCAGAAGGGCTGGCGATCGTAGGCTCCTGGGGCAATAGCGAGGGCAACCTCTCATCGGGAGCGGCCTACGTGTACGACGTCGCGACGGGTCAGCTGGTCAACAAGCTGACGCCTATCGACGGGCGTAGAGATCAGGGGTTTGGCGGCTCGGTCGCAATAGATGGACGCTACGCACTTATCGGCGCGGTTGGCGACGACGCGAATGGACAACTCGCTGGGGCGGCCTACCTGTTTGATGCGGTGTCCGGCCAGCAATTGCTGCGAATCACGCCGGACGATTCTTCGGCGTATCAGAACTTTGGTTTCAGCGTTGCCCTCGATGACGGCCTAGCGGTGATCGGAGCGCCCGGTCACTCAAGCTCCAATGGCGCGGCCTACGTCTTTGACGTCGCGATCCCAGAGCCGACCTCGTGGCTCTTGCTCTCTGCGGCCTGCCTCTTCTTGGCGGGGCATCGGTTGCGCGTCGTCTGA
- a CDS encoding 30S ribosomal protein S1 — MVNRNLIREFDVTDDDLIAVMEEAPDEASWLQGEDITVNKIVEGTIIRVDDEYVVIDIGYKSEGLVHRNEWEPEFDNNQYSSGDETAEGEEAAEEEEPEIEPPPEVGQKVRVLVEEVEEVSGRHDERGMLVLSKRKAEKIEKWLAVMDKVHEGDVVTGKVMRKIKGGLLVDIGVNVFLPASQVDIRRPHDIGEYLDKEIECMVLKIDEERRNIVVSRRSLIEQERAKKKAELLKHLSVGDLRTGQVKNIADFGAFVDLGGIDGLLHITDMSWGRISHPTEMVKIDDEIEVMILHIDYEKEKIALGLKQKTASPWEKVPATYPVGSRVKGTVVNVMSYGAFVKLEDGIEGLVHISEMSWTKRISHPSELVQIDDEVEVVVLGINQEKQEISLGMKQTQSNPWDKVAEKYPPGAQVTGRVRNLTNYGAFIEIEEGIDGLLHVSDMSWTRKVSHPSEAVEKGQEIECKVLSVDTDRRRIALGLKQLDEDPWANDIPNRYQSGQLVKGKVTKITNFGVFVGLEDGLEGLLHISELADGKIENPEEVCSVGDELEVKVLRVDSDERKIGLSRKRVDWAEEEAGADGGSPAMSSSTPSANDANLKGGIGSGDGPLFKSAAPAESENAVVEAEATEAEPEAETEAADTESDDAEKPAEG, encoded by the coding sequence ATGGTCAATCGCAATCTTATCCGCGAATTCGATGTCACCGACGACGACCTGATCGCCGTCATGGAGGAGGCGCCCGACGAGGCGTCTTGGCTCCAGGGCGAAGACATCACGGTCAACAAGATCGTCGAGGGGACGATCATCCGGGTCGACGACGAGTACGTCGTGATCGACATCGGCTACAAGAGCGAAGGGCTCGTTCACCGCAACGAGTGGGAGCCCGAGTTCGATAACAACCAATACAGCAGCGGCGACGAAACCGCCGAGGGCGAAGAGGCCGCCGAAGAAGAAGAGCCCGAGATCGAGCCGCCGCCCGAGGTGGGCCAGAAGGTCCGCGTGCTGGTCGAAGAGGTCGAGGAGGTCTCCGGCCGCCACGACGAGCGCGGCATGCTGGTGCTCAGCAAGCGCAAAGCGGAGAAGATCGAGAAGTGGCTCGCCGTCATGGACAAGGTCCACGAGGGCGACGTGGTCACCGGCAAGGTGATGCGCAAGATCAAGGGCGGCCTGCTGGTCGACATCGGCGTGAACGTCTTCCTGCCCGCCAGCCAAGTCGACATCCGCCGCCCCCACGACATCGGCGAGTACCTCGACAAAGAGATCGAGTGCATGGTGCTCAAGATCGACGAGGAACGGCGCAACATCGTCGTCTCGCGTCGCAGCCTCATCGAGCAGGAGCGGGCCAAGAAGAAGGCCGAGCTGCTCAAGCACCTCTCGGTCGGCGACCTCCGCACCGGCCAGGTCAAGAACATCGCCGACTTCGGCGCCTTCGTCGACCTGGGCGGCATCGACGGCCTGCTGCACATCACCGACATGAGCTGGGGCCGCATCAGCCACCCCACCGAAATGGTGAAGATCGACGACGAGATCGAGGTCATGATCCTCCACATCGATTACGAGAAGGAGAAGATCGCCCTCGGCCTGAAGCAGAAGACCGCCAGCCCGTGGGAGAAGGTGCCCGCCACCTACCCGGTCGGCTCGCGCGTCAAGGGAACCGTGGTGAACGTCATGAGCTACGGCGCCTTCGTCAAGCTCGAGGACGGCATCGAGGGCCTGGTGCACATCTCCGAGATGAGCTGGACCAAGCGGATCAGCCATCCCTCGGAGCTCGTGCAGATCGACGACGAGGTCGAGGTCGTTGTCCTGGGCATCAACCAGGAGAAGCAAGAGATCTCGCTCGGCATGAAGCAGACCCAGTCCAACCCGTGGGACAAGGTCGCCGAGAAGTACCCGCCGGGGGCCCAGGTCACCGGTCGCGTCCGCAACCTCACCAACTACGGCGCCTTCATCGAGATCGAAGAGGGCATCGACGGCCTGCTGCACGTCTCGGACATGAGCTGGACCCGCAAGGTCAGCCACCCGTCCGAGGCCGTGGAGAAGGGCCAGGAGATCGAGTGCAAGGTGCTCTCGGTCGACACCGACCGGCGCCGCATCGCGTTGGGCCTCAAGCAGCTCGACGAGGACCCGTGGGCCAACGACATCCCGAACCGTTACCAGTCGGGGCAGTTGGTCAAAGGCAAGGTCACGAAGATCACCAACTTCGGCGTCTTTGTTGGTCTTGAGGACGGCCTCGAAGGCCTGCTCCACATCTCGGAGCTGGCCGACGGCAAGATCGAGAACCCCGAGGAAGTCTGCTCCGTGGGCGACGAGCTCGAGGTCAAGGTCCTGCGGGTCGACTCGGACGAGCGCAAGATCGGCCTGAGCCGCAAGCGTGTTGACTGGGCCGAGGAAGAGGCGGGCGCCGATGGCGGCTCGCCCGCGATGTCCTCCTCCACCCCGAGCGCCAACGACGCCAACCTCAAGGGCGGCATCGGCTCGGGCGACGGACCGCTCTTCAAGTCCGCGGCCCCGGCCGAGTCTGAGAACGCCGTGGTCGAGGCCGAGGCGACCGAAGCGGAGCCGGAGGCCGAGACCGAAGCGGCCGACACGGAGTCGGACGACGCTGAGAAGCCCGCCGAAGGCTGA
- a CDS encoding lysophospholipid acyltransferase family protein codes for MLWVGAKLLFRLRFRGQSEVPMRGPLVLLSNHQSHLDPPLVGGALRRQLSYMARDTLFRGPLGPLIRSYDAIPVDRDGTGLAGIRNTLKRIKEGGAVLLFPEGTRSDDGALKPIKPGFIALARRGKATILPLGLDGPYRAWPKGARLPRPFVPIALVVGEPLSPERIAELDDDELLAEVARRMAAAREQAVDLNRR; via the coding sequence ATGCTCTGGGTGGGGGCAAAGCTGCTTTTCAGGCTGCGCTTCCGTGGGCAGAGCGAGGTTCCTATGCGGGGCCCTTTGGTGCTCCTTTCGAACCACCAAAGCCACCTCGATCCACCTCTGGTGGGTGGGGCGCTCCGCCGGCAGCTCAGTTACATGGCTCGCGACACGCTGTTCCGCGGCCCGTTGGGGCCTCTGATCCGTTCCTACGACGCCATTCCGGTCGACCGCGACGGGACCGGGTTGGCAGGCATCCGCAACACCCTCAAGCGGATCAAGGAGGGGGGGGCGGTGCTGCTCTTTCCCGAGGGGACCCGCTCCGACGACGGCGCACTGAAGCCAATCAAGCCAGGTTTCATCGCCCTGGCGCGCCGCGGCAAAGCGACGATCTTGCCCTTGGGACTTGACGGCCCGTACCGAGCTTGGCCCAAAGGGGCTCGACTGCCGCGCCCGTTTGTGCCGATTGCACTGGTAGTGGGCGAGCCGCTGTCGCCGGAGCGAATCGCTGAACTCGACGACGATGAACTGCTCGCCGAGGTGGCGCGGCGCATGGCCGCGGCGCGAGAGCAGGCGGTCGATCTGAACCGGCGCTGA